In Macadamia integrifolia cultivar HAES 741 chromosome 12, SCU_Mint_v3, whole genome shotgun sequence, the following are encoded in one genomic region:
- the LOC122094707 gene encoding uridine nucleosidase 1-like isoform X2, with protein MAILMAFQTPEVEVLGLTTIFGNVSTEGATRNALLLSEIAGCPGIPVAEGSSEPLKGGKPCVADFVHGSDGLGNVFLPPPKEKKIEKSASEFLVDKVLEYPGEVSILALGPLTNLALAIKKDSSFASKVKRLVVLGGAFFAMGNVNPAAEANIYGDPEAADIVLTSGANIVVVGINITTQVVLTDEDLPEIKDSKGKQAQFLGELCKFYRDWNVKANGVYGIFPHDPVSFVALIRPDLFTYKRGVVRVETEGVCVGHTLMDQGLTKWNSSNPWSGYDPVSVAWTVDVDGVVMYIKELLMKP; from the exons ATGGCTATCTTGATGGCATTTCAAACACCAGAGGTGGAGGTCTTAGGTTTGACTACTATATTTGGTAATGTTAGTACTGAAGGCGCTACCCGCAATGCTTTGCTTCTG TCTGAGATTGCAGGGTGTCCTGGAATCCCTGTGGCAGAAGGCAGCTCTGAACCTCTAAAG GGTGGAAAGCCATGTGTTGCTGACTTTGTTCATGGCTCTGATGGGTTGGGAAATGTATTTCTTCcacccccaaaagaaaagaaaattgagaagagTGCTTCTGAATTTTTAGTTGATAAGGTCCTTGAATATCCTGGTGAGGTATCCATACTTGCATTGGGACCACTGACAAATTTAGCTTTG GCGATTAAAAAGGATTCATCTTTTGCAAGCAAGGTCAAGAGACTGGTCGTACTTGGTGGTGCTTTTTTTGCAATGGGAAATGTCAATCCTGCAGCTGAAGCAAAT ATCTATGGGGATCCAGAAGCAGCTGATATTGTTCTTACGTCAGGAGCaaatattgttgttgttggcATAAATATTACTACCCAAGTCGTATTAACAG ATGAAGACCTCCCTGAAATAAAGGATTCGAAAGGGAAACAAGCTCAGTTCTTGGGTGAATTATGCAAATTTTACAGGGATTGGAATGTGAAAGCTAATGGTGTTTATG GCATTTTCCCCCATGATCCTGTGAGTTTTGTTGCACTTATCCGTCCGGATCTTTTTACTTACAAGAGGGGAGTTGTGAGGGTTGAAACAGAGGGTGTATGTGTTGGACATACACTGATGGACCAAGGACTTACAAA ATGGAACTCAAGCAACCCTTGGTCAGGCTATGACCCTGTTTCAGTTGCATGGACGGTTGATGTGGATGGAGTTGTTATGTATATAAAGGAATTGCTCATGAAACCTTGA
- the LOC122094707 gene encoding uridine nucleosidase 1-like isoform X1: MSNSHEIPEKIIIDTDPGIDDSMAILMAFQTPEVEVLGLTTIFGNVSTEGATRNALLLSEIAGCPGIPVAEGSSEPLKGGKPCVADFVHGSDGLGNVFLPPPKEKKIEKSASEFLVDKVLEYPGEVSILALGPLTNLALAIKKDSSFASKVKRLVVLGGAFFAMGNVNPAAEANIYGDPEAADIVLTSGANIVVVGINITTQVVLTDEDLPEIKDSKGKQAQFLGELCKFYRDWNVKANGVYGIFPHDPVSFVALIRPDLFTYKRGVVRVETEGVCVGHTLMDQGLTKWNSSNPWSGYDPVSVAWTVDVDGVVMYIKELLMKP, from the exons ATGTCGAATTCTCATGAAATACCCGAGAAGATCATTATTGATACTGATCCTGGCATTG ATGATAGCATGGCTATCTTGATGGCATTTCAAACACCAGAGGTGGAGGTCTTAGGTTTGACTACTATATTTGGTAATGTTAGTACTGAAGGCGCTACCCGCAATGCTTTGCTTCTG TCTGAGATTGCAGGGTGTCCTGGAATCCCTGTGGCAGAAGGCAGCTCTGAACCTCTAAAG GGTGGAAAGCCATGTGTTGCTGACTTTGTTCATGGCTCTGATGGGTTGGGAAATGTATTTCTTCcacccccaaaagaaaagaaaattgagaagagTGCTTCTGAATTTTTAGTTGATAAGGTCCTTGAATATCCTGGTGAGGTATCCATACTTGCATTGGGACCACTGACAAATTTAGCTTTG GCGATTAAAAAGGATTCATCTTTTGCAAGCAAGGTCAAGAGACTGGTCGTACTTGGTGGTGCTTTTTTTGCAATGGGAAATGTCAATCCTGCAGCTGAAGCAAAT ATCTATGGGGATCCAGAAGCAGCTGATATTGTTCTTACGTCAGGAGCaaatattgttgttgttggcATAAATATTACTACCCAAGTCGTATTAACAG ATGAAGACCTCCCTGAAATAAAGGATTCGAAAGGGAAACAAGCTCAGTTCTTGGGTGAATTATGCAAATTTTACAGGGATTGGAATGTGAAAGCTAATGGTGTTTATG GCATTTTCCCCCATGATCCTGTGAGTTTTGTTGCACTTATCCGTCCGGATCTTTTTACTTACAAGAGGGGAGTTGTGAGGGTTGAAACAGAGGGTGTATGTGTTGGACATACACTGATGGACCAAGGACTTACAAA ATGGAACTCAAGCAACCCTTGGTCAGGCTATGACCCTGTTTCAGTTGCATGGACGGTTGATGTGGATGGAGTTGTTATGTATATAAAGGAATTGCTCATGAAACCTTGA
- the LOC122094707 gene encoding uridine nucleosidase 1-like isoform X3: protein MSNSHEIPEKIIIDTDPGIDDSMAILMAFQTPEVEVLGLTTIFGNVSTEGATRNALLLSEIAGCPGIPVAEGSSEPLKGGKPCVADFVHGSDGLGNVFLPPPKEKKIEKSASEFLVDKVLEYPGEVSILALGPLTNLALAIKKDSSFASKVKRLVVLGGAFFAMGNVNPAAEANIYGDPEAADIVLTSGANIVVVGINITTQVVLTDEDLPEIKDSKGKQAQFLGELCKFYRDWNVKANGVYDGTQATLGQAMTLFQLHGRLMWMELLCI, encoded by the exons ATGTCGAATTCTCATGAAATACCCGAGAAGATCATTATTGATACTGATCCTGGCATTG ATGATAGCATGGCTATCTTGATGGCATTTCAAACACCAGAGGTGGAGGTCTTAGGTTTGACTACTATATTTGGTAATGTTAGTACTGAAGGCGCTACCCGCAATGCTTTGCTTCTG TCTGAGATTGCAGGGTGTCCTGGAATCCCTGTGGCAGAAGGCAGCTCTGAACCTCTAAAG GGTGGAAAGCCATGTGTTGCTGACTTTGTTCATGGCTCTGATGGGTTGGGAAATGTATTTCTTCcacccccaaaagaaaagaaaattgagaagagTGCTTCTGAATTTTTAGTTGATAAGGTCCTTGAATATCCTGGTGAGGTATCCATACTTGCATTGGGACCACTGACAAATTTAGCTTTG GCGATTAAAAAGGATTCATCTTTTGCAAGCAAGGTCAAGAGACTGGTCGTACTTGGTGGTGCTTTTTTTGCAATGGGAAATGTCAATCCTGCAGCTGAAGCAAAT ATCTATGGGGATCCAGAAGCAGCTGATATTGTTCTTACGTCAGGAGCaaatattgttgttgttggcATAAATATTACTACCCAAGTCGTATTAACAG ATGAAGACCTCCCTGAAATAAAGGATTCGAAAGGGAAACAAGCTCAGTTCTTGGGTGAATTATGCAAATTTTACAGGGATTGGAATGTGAAAGCTAATGGTGTTTATG ATGGAACTCAAGCAACCCTTGGTCAGGCTATGACCCTGTTTCAGTTGCATGGACGGTTGATGTGGATGGAGTTGTTATGTATATAA